From the genome of Hymenobacter sp. PAMC 26628, one region includes:
- a CDS encoding phosphosulfolactate synthase translates to MNYSINQLPDRTAKPREQGYTMVMDKGMSLREVEDFLEVGAAYTDVVKLGWATSYVVPNLKRKLEIYRAAGIPVYFGGTLFEAFIIRNQFDDYRRLLDEYQMEYAEVSDGSIDLAHDRKCAYIRDLSKTVRVLSEVGSKDAEKIIPPYKWISQMEAELAAGAIKVIGEAREGGNVGLFRSTGEVRSGLVEEILTKIPGEKIIWEAPQKAQQVWFIKLLGANVNLGNIAPNEVVSLETIRLGLRGDTFTHFLDMDAVDPMFHPAAKTGKPGTSMPRG, encoded by the coding sequence ATGAATTATTCGATTAACCAACTTCCCGACCGCACCGCTAAACCCCGCGAGCAAGGCTACACCATGGTGATGGACAAGGGCATGAGCCTGCGCGAGGTGGAAGACTTTCTGGAAGTGGGCGCCGCTTACACCGACGTGGTGAAGCTGGGCTGGGCCACGTCGTACGTGGTGCCCAACCTGAAGCGCAAGCTGGAAATTTACCGGGCGGCCGGCATCCCGGTGTACTTCGGGGGCACGCTATTCGAAGCCTTCATCATCCGCAACCAGTTCGACGACTACCGCCGCCTGCTCGACGAGTACCAGATGGAGTACGCCGAGGTATCGGACGGCAGCATCGACCTGGCCCACGACCGCAAGTGCGCGTACATCCGCGACCTGAGCAAGACCGTGCGGGTGCTAAGCGAAGTGGGCAGCAAGGACGCCGAGAAGATCATTCCGCCCTATAAGTGGATTTCGCAGATGGAGGCCGAGCTGGCCGCCGGGGCCATCAAGGTCATCGGCGAGGCCCGCGAGGGCGGCAACGTGGGCCTGTTCCGCAGCACGGGCGAGGTGCGCTCGGGCTTAGTGGAAGAGATTCTGACCAAGATTCCGGGCGAGAAAATCATTTGGGAGGCCCCGCAGAAAGCCCAGCAGGTGTGGTTCATCAAGCTGCTCGGGGCCAACGTGAACCTGGGCAACATCGCCCCCAACGAGGTGGTGAGCCTCGAAACCATCCGCCTGGGCCTGCGTGGCGATACGTTCACTCACTTCCTTGACATGGACGCGGTGGACCCTATGTTCCACCCGGCCGCCAAAACCGGCAAGCCCGGCACGTCGATGCCCCGCGGCTAA
- a CDS encoding DedA family protein, protein MEIIKHFFDLLLHLDKTLVNVVHDYGSLTYLILFLIIFTETGIIIFPFLPGDSLLFAAGALAARPETGLSVWALMPLLIAAAFIGDNVNYAVGDYLGPRVFQQDFRFLKRKYLEQTQAFYAKHGGKTIIMARFVPIVRTFAPFVAGVGTMTYRHFASYSIVGAVLWVVVLTLAGYLFGNIEMIKKNFELVVLGIIALSVLPPLWSYLKGKLGAQSGAPAK, encoded by the coding sequence ATGGAAATCATTAAACACTTCTTCGACCTGCTGCTGCACCTCGACAAAACCCTCGTGAACGTGGTGCACGACTACGGCAGCCTCACCTACCTGATTCTGTTCCTCATCATCTTCACCGAAACGGGCATCATCATTTTTCCTTTCCTGCCCGGCGACTCGCTGCTGTTTGCCGCGGGGGCCCTGGCGGCCCGCCCCGAAACCGGCCTGAGCGTGTGGGCGCTGATGCCGCTGCTGATTGCGGCGGCCTTCATCGGCGACAACGTGAACTATGCCGTGGGCGACTACCTGGGGCCCCGGGTGTTTCAGCAGGATTTCCGGTTTTTGAAGCGCAAGTACCTGGAGCAAACCCAGGCGTTCTACGCCAAGCACGGCGGCAAAACCATCATCATGGCGCGCTTCGTGCCCATTGTGCGCACGTTTGCGCCGTTTGTGGCCGGCGTGGGCACCATGACGTACCGCCACTTCGCGTCGTACAGCATCGTGGGGGCCGTGCTGTGGGTGGTGGTGCTGACGCTGGCGGGCTACCTGTTTGGCAACATCGAAATGATAAAGAAAAACTTCGAGCTTGTCGTGCTCGGCATCATCGCCCTGTCGGTGCTGCCCCCGCTGTGGTCGTACCTGAAGGGCAAGCTAGGGGCCCAGTCCGGGGCCCCGGCGAAGTAG
- a CDS encoding shikimate dehydrogenase family protein, whose product MREFGLIGRSLGHSFSQTYFTQKFHDLGLADCRYDLHELPTAAELPVLLRAHPGLRGLNVTVPYKQDVLPLLDEVVLAAALIGAVNVIDVRPDGRLVGHNTDYIGFRESLRRFLPSTRAGAPALVLGMGGAAKAVEAALRDLGIPYQLVGRRPGGPSLTYADLTPAVLAAHPLIINATPVGTFPHVEEAPDLPYGALTPGHYLYDLVYNPRETAFMARGRAAGAQVKNGYEMLCLQAEAAWDIWNPPA is encoded by the coding sequence ATGCGTGAGTTCGGACTCATCGGCCGCTCGCTCGGCCACTCGTTTTCACAAACCTATTTCACCCAGAAGTTCCACGACCTGGGCCTGGCCGACTGCCGCTACGACCTGCACGAGCTGCCTACCGCCGCCGAGCTGCCGGTGCTGTTGCGCGCCCACCCGGGCCTGCGGGGCCTGAACGTGACGGTGCCCTACAAGCAGGACGTGCTGCCGCTGCTCGACGAAGTGGTACTTGCCGCGGCCCTCATTGGCGCCGTAAATGTGATTGACGTGCGCCCCGACGGTCGCCTGGTGGGCCACAACACCGACTACATCGGCTTCCGCGAATCGCTGCGCCGGTTTCTCCCCAGCACCAGAGCCGGGGCCCCAGCGCTGGTGCTGGGCATGGGCGGCGCCGCCAAAGCCGTGGAGGCTGCTCTGCGCGACTTAGGCATTCCGTACCAGCTGGTGGGCCGCCGCCCGGGGGGCCCCAGCCTCACCTACGCCGACCTGACGCCGGCGGTGCTGGCCGCACATCCACTCATCATCAATGCCACGCCGGTGGGCACCTTTCCGCACGTGGAAGAAGCGCCGGACTTGCCTTATGGGGCCCTCACGCCGGGCCACTACCTCTACGATTTGGTGTACAACCCGCGCGAAACCGCATTCATGGCGCGCGGCCGGGCCGCCGGGGCCCAGGTCAAAAACGGCTACGAGATGCTGTGCCTGCAAGCCGAAGCCGCCTGGGACATTTGGAACCCACCGGCTTGA
- the wrbA gene encoding NAD(P)H:quinone oxidoreductase translates to MKTLVLFYSTYGHVWKLAEAVAEGARQVAGNEVVVKRVPETLPKEVLDKTGATGAQQAFAHVPVATPDELTQYDAIIFGTPTRYGNLCGQMQAFMDSTGGLWATGALVGKVGGAFVSTATQHGGQEETIRNFHTELLHHGFVIVGLPYAWQGQMGHEEVTGGTPYGASTVAGGKGERQPSENELEGARFQGRHTAEIASKLAK, encoded by the coding sequence ATGAAAACGCTGGTTCTGTTTTATTCCACCTATGGCCACGTCTGGAAATTAGCCGAGGCCGTAGCCGAAGGCGCCCGTCAGGTAGCTGGTAATGAAGTAGTAGTGAAGCGCGTACCCGAAACGCTGCCCAAGGAAGTGCTCGACAAAACTGGCGCCACCGGGGCCCAGCAGGCCTTTGCTCACGTGCCCGTGGCCACCCCCGATGAGCTGACGCAGTACGATGCCATCATCTTTGGTACGCCTACCCGCTACGGCAACCTCTGCGGCCAGATGCAGGCGTTCATGGACAGCACCGGCGGCCTGTGGGCCACGGGGGCCCTGGTGGGCAAAGTGGGCGGCGCCTTTGTGAGCACCGCCACCCAGCACGGCGGCCAGGAAGAAACCATTCGCAACTTCCACACCGAGCTGTTGCACCACGGCTTCGTCATCGTGGGCCTGCCCTACGCCTGGCAGGGCCAGATGGGCCACGAGGAAGTGACCGGCGGCACGCCCTACGGCGCCAGCACCGTGGCCGGCGGCAAAGGCGAGCGCCAGCCCAGCGAGAACGAATTGGAAGGCGCCCGCTTCCAAGGCCGCCACACGGCCGAAATTGCCAGCAAGCTGGCCAAGTAA
- a CDS encoding RNA polymerase sigma factor, whose amino-acid sequence MSAAAWPARGAGEAALPHLTVSRTTRAAPTEEELIAGCLEGRQLAQKQLYDKYAARMMAVCLRYAQTTFEAEDVLQEGFLTVFRTLGSFRRKCPLEFWIRRVMVNAALRQHRRNAPLVAVSDAEYPAALASPEFTLSNYSFQELLGLVQELAPRYRMVFNLYAIEGYNHREIGELMGISEGTSKSQYSRARAILQAKLERLGAPPRHDS is encoded by the coding sequence ATGAGCGCGGCCGCCTGGCCGGCCCGCGGGGCCGGCGAAGCCGCCCTGCCACACCTCACCGTGAGCCGCACCACCCGCGCCGCGCCCACCGAAGAGGAGTTAATTGCCGGCTGCCTCGAAGGCCGCCAACTGGCTCAAAAGCAGCTTTATGACAAGTACGCGGCCCGCATGATGGCCGTGTGCCTGCGCTATGCCCAAACCACGTTCGAAGCCGAGGACGTGCTCCAGGAAGGCTTCCTGACCGTGTTCCGGACGCTGGGCAGCTTCCGGCGCAAGTGCCCACTTGAATTCTGGATTCGGCGGGTGATGGTGAACGCTGCCCTGCGCCAGCACCGCCGCAACGCCCCGCTGGTGGCGGTGAGCGACGCCGAGTACCCGGCTGCGCTGGCCAGCCCCGAGTTTACGCTCAGCAACTACAGCTTCCAGGAGCTGCTGGGGCTGGTGCAGGAGCTGGCCCCGCGCTACCGCATGGTGTTCAACCTCTACGCCATCGAGGGCTACAACCACCGCGAAATCGGCGAGCTGATGGGCATCAGCGAGGGCACCAGCAAGTCGCAGTACTCACGGGCCCGCGCCATTCTGCAAGCCAAGCTGGAGCGCCTGGGTGCCCCGCCCCGCCACGATTCTTAA